One genomic segment of Chitinophaga sancti includes these proteins:
- the istB gene encoding IS21-like element helper ATPase IstB: protein MKQLRLQGMYQAYNAQLELPMNQQLQGHDLIAYLVQSEEQNRSNEKTAYYLKLAKLRLPVTIEQIDCSPGRNLTKQQLAVLTSSDYINQGQNILITGATGCGKSHLACALGHHACLMGFKTTYLNMNRLIEKVTLSKLDGSYIKLLNHLERQTLIILDDFGLAPMAQEIRLTLLQLLEDRYGKKSVIVTSQLPVAKWHEYLNDPTLADAILDRLTANAHRVELKGESLRRRNK, encoded by the coding sequence ATGAAACAACTTCGCCTGCAGGGAATGTATCAGGCTTATAATGCTCAACTGGAATTACCTATGAATCAACAATTACAAGGACATGATCTTATTGCTTACCTGGTTCAATCAGAAGAACAGAATAGGAGCAATGAAAAGACTGCATACTATTTAAAACTGGCAAAGCTAAGACTGCCTGTAACAATAGAGCAAATAGATTGCAGCCCCGGACGGAATCTGACTAAACAGCAACTAGCTGTTTTAACCAGTAGCGATTACATAAATCAGGGGCAAAACATCTTAATTACAGGAGCGACAGGCTGTGGCAAGAGCCACCTCGCCTGTGCTCTTGGCCATCACGCATGCCTGATGGGATTTAAAACGACATATTTGAATATGAACCGGCTAATAGAGAAAGTAACACTCTCTAAACTGGATGGATCATATATCAAATTACTGAATCATCTTGAGCGACAGACTCTCATTATCCTCGATGACTTCGGACTGGCACCGATGGCACAGGAGATCCGTCTTACTTTACTTCAGCTACTTGAGGATCGATATGGAAAGAAGAGTGTAATTGTGACATCACAACTACCTGTCGCGAAATGGCATGAGTATCTTAATGATCCGACCTTGGCCGATGCAATCCTTGACAGATTGACAGCAAATGCACACAGGGTAGAATTAAAAGGAGAATCACTAAGACGAAGAAATAAATAA
- the istA gene encoding IS21 family transposase, whose product MARRLGISRNSVRKYLTLLTNENDSTQNNQNDVALAERAYGNESMAHDAQRLEQLISHFKDIQHELGRTGVTRQLLWQEYLRQNPDGYVYSHYCHHLNQFLKRLDVAMHMDYIVGDIIMIDFAGKKQSYIDTDTGEKIECEVFIAILPFSGLIFCMSVHTQRTVDFIACINAMLLFFGGVPITILCDNLKTAVIKPDKYEPVFTEICGQLSEYYATTFSATRPYSPRDKAMVEKAVNIIYNHIYGPLRNREFNSLQALNAAMYDQLILLNNKPYRNTPYSRWYYYEQHEKACLKPLPSTPFIVKKVVLLTVQRNYHIQLSDDHRYYSVPYQYVGKKVKVLYDKHSVEAYFEYQRIAIHFRNDQQKSYNTIPDHMPPNHQRMQQIKGWNRDDLLAQAARIGPSTQQTAANILENSIYIEQNYKACFGMLMLQKKYGADRLERACKRALLGTRVNYTMVRISLNGAWIDQRNQEITVLITMD is encoded by the coding sequence ATGGCTCGTCGGTTAGGCATTAGCCGCAATAGTGTGCGGAAATATTTAACCTTGCTTACGAATGAGAATGATAGCACTCAAAACAATCAAAATGATGTAGCACTGGCGGAACGAGCTTATGGTAACGAAAGCATGGCTCATGATGCACAACGGTTAGAGCAACTGATTAGCCATTTTAAGGATATACAGCATGAGCTGGGAAGAACAGGTGTTACCCGTCAATTACTTTGGCAGGAATATTTACGGCAAAATCCTGATGGATATGTATATAGCCACTATTGCCATCATCTGAATCAATTTCTTAAGAGGCTGGATGTTGCCATGCACATGGATTATATTGTTGGAGACATCATTATGATCGATTTTGCAGGCAAAAAGCAATCATATATAGATACAGATACGGGTGAAAAAATTGAATGTGAAGTATTCATTGCAATCCTTCCATTTAGTGGTCTTATATTTTGTATGTCGGTTCATACTCAACGTACAGTTGATTTTATTGCCTGCATCAATGCAATGTTACTTTTCTTCGGTGGTGTTCCGATCACGATCTTATGTGATAATTTAAAGACTGCTGTAATAAAGCCGGACAAATACGAACCAGTATTTACTGAAATATGTGGCCAGTTAAGTGAATACTATGCAACTACTTTTAGTGCGACCAGGCCGTATAGCCCAAGGGATAAGGCAATGGTTGAAAAAGCTGTAAATATAATATATAACCACATTTATGGCCCCCTTAGAAACAGAGAGTTCAACAGCCTGCAAGCTCTTAATGCAGCAATGTATGATCAGCTTATTCTTCTCAATAATAAACCTTATAGAAATACCCCTTATAGCAGGTGGTACTATTATGAGCAACATGAGAAAGCATGTTTGAAACCACTTCCATCCACGCCCTTTATTGTTAAAAAAGTTGTCCTGCTGACTGTCCAGCGTAATTATCATATTCAGCTTTCTGACGACCATCGCTATTACAGTGTACCATATCAATACGTGGGGAAAAAAGTTAAGGTGTTATATGATAAACATTCCGTAGAAGCATATTTTGAATATCAAAGAATAGCTATTCACTTTAGGAACGACCAGCAAAAGTCTTACAATACTATACCTGATCACATGCCACCCAATCATCAGCGGATGCAGCAGATAAAAGGCTGGAACCGGGATGACTTACTAGCTCAGGCAGCTCGTATTGGGCCATCAACGCAACAAACAGCCGCAAATATCCTGGAAAACAGCATTTATATTGAACAAAACTATAAAGCCTGCTTTGGCATGTTGATGCTTCAGAAAAAGTATGGGGCTGACCGCCTTGAGCGAGCTTGCAAAAGAGCATTGCTGGGCACACGCGTTAATTACACTATGGTCCGAATATCCTTGAACGGGGCCTGGATAGATCAGAGGAATCAAGAGATAACTGTATTAATCACCATGGACTAA
- a CDS encoding 2,3,4,5-tetrahydropyridine-2,6-dicarboxylate N-succinyltransferase → MELQELIQAAWGNRSLLQESTYSDAVKAVIEAVDKGKIRVAEPTGEGWKVNEWVKQAILMYFTIQTMETIDLPPFEFYDKMKLKSNYKDLGVRVVPHAIARYGAFIGRGAILMPSYVNIGAYVDECTMVDTWATVGSCAQIGKNVHLSGGVGIGGVLEPLQASPVIIEDGCFLGSRCIVVEGVIVEKEAVLGANVVLTKSTKIIDVSGAEPVEYKGRVPARSVVIPGTYTKKFPAGEYQVPCALIIGQRKESTDLKTSLNDTLREFNVAV, encoded by the coding sequence ATGGAGCTACAAGAACTCATCCAGGCTGCCTGGGGAAACCGCAGCCTGCTACAGGAATCTACTTACAGCGATGCTGTCAAAGCTGTTATTGAAGCTGTAGATAAGGGAAAGATCAGGGTAGCAGAACCCACAGGAGAAGGCTGGAAAGTCAATGAATGGGTAAAGCAGGCCATCCTGATGTACTTCACCATCCAAACGATGGAAACCATAGACCTCCCACCATTTGAGTTCTATGACAAAATGAAGCTGAAATCCAACTATAAAGATCTGGGTGTTCGTGTAGTACCTCATGCGATTGCACGTTATGGTGCATTCATTGGTAGAGGCGCGATCCTGATGCCATCTTACGTAAACATCGGTGCATACGTAGACGAATGTACCATGGTGGATACCTGGGCTACAGTAGGTTCCTGCGCACAAATAGGTAAGAATGTACACCTGAGTGGTGGTGTTGGTATTGGTGGTGTACTGGAACCACTGCAGGCTAGTCCGGTGATCATCGAAGATGGTTGTTTCCTGGGTAGTCGTTGTATTGTGGTAGAAGGTGTGATAGTAGAAAAAGAAGCGGTGCTGGGTGCGAATGTAGTATTGACTAAGTCTACCAAGATCATTGACGTAAGTGGTGCTGAGCCGGTAGAGTACAAGGGTCGTGTACCGGCACGTAGTGTGGTAATTCCTGGTACATATACTAAGAAGTTCCCAGCTGGTGAATACCAGGTTCCTTGCGCGCTGATCATTGGTCAACGTAAAGAATCTACAGATCTGAAGACGAGTCTGAACGATACGCTTAGAGAGTTCAATGTAGCTGTATAA